The stretch of DNA CCTCAGAATAACATCTGTGGGAATGGACGTCAGGATGCTGTCGAGCCTCGGGACATCCTCCTCAGCAACGAACACACCGATCTCCTCCCATGGGATGGCGTCCGCAAAGGGCAGGACAATGTCATCTGCGATGATCACCGGGATGCAGCCGAAGACCACTGCTTCCACTAGCCTGGGACTCCATGGTGCCCAGCCCAATGGGCACAGGCAGAACACTGAACGCTGCATGTCTTCATAGTATGTTGGTGGGTGATCGGTCGAGATGTCAAAGAGCGGGTTGTTCTTGAAGTTCTCCCAGACTGACGCACGAGCTCCTCTGTAGAGCATGCAGTGAAGACCAAACAATAGGAAGATATAGAGAGGTGTCCACTGCATTAATTATACACATATAGATGATTTACCTAGCATAGTAACCGCCTTCGGGATCATTGCCAGTGTCATAGAACAGACCGCGGAAGTACACGAAGATGGATCGAGGGGTATCTGGGGGTATAAGGTGAGTTTGCATTTTCTGGGGAGGCGCAAATGGCGGGATGGTAATGGATCCATCCTTCAGGCAGACATGGTTCTTCTGTCCAAAGGTCTGAACCAGCGTAGCACGCTGAAGCAAGGGAAGGATTCCCCGGCCAATTGCTTTCTCTTCCTGAAACAATGAAAGTTCTTGTTACAGAAAGATCAAGATACTGAAACTGCCAGAAACAGAAGGTGTCAATTGGAGGTCTAGCAAGTGATTATTTCTATTACGTGATTGGTTAACCATGCATATGGATATCAGCATGACATATAAGGAAATTACAATCATGGGTATGTTTCTTCTACAAGGGACAAAGAACATGTGGAGCCTGAATTAATTAAGTCACTGTACTAGATTAGTTCAGTCATCCTGAAACAAGGATCTTGATACCAATATCGCTCCCATGTTCAGTGTCACAATTAGATATGTCCCAGTTGTTACAAAAGCTGGTATTCTCAATTTGGTACTAAACTATTACTGCCGAAGATCTAATCTGCACTAGTAGAAGGATAAATAAATGCATGTGACAGCTACTTAATGTACTGGTGTTTGTACCTGATAATGAAAGCAAGCACCAAAGTCATGTGGTGTCACAAAGAAATGATCTGCACCCTCTGATCTATTCCAGTAAGGCCAGTTTGTGGCAATCAGCTGGATTGCGCTCCGCATCATTCGAGGAGACTTGAAAGGCAAGGGAAGACCCGAAGGAGTCAAATCGCATGTTGTGTATACAGGTGTGTAGAACCAATCTGCTTCCTCGGGATTAAAAGTTCGAACAGCGCTTGACAACAGGAATCGATGCATGAATATCTCAGCAGCAAACATGTGGTTCAGGCACCTAGGGTCCTTCTTCAGCAGTTTCTTGTTGTATTTGCTGGGAAGATCATAGACATAGACCTTGAGCCTCCCAACAGGGTTATCTTCTAACACATCACCAGCACTTCCTGCATTTTATTAGCCACAGCATTAGGGCGTGCACAAAAGTGGGGGAAAGAATATACCTAGTTGTAGAACCATGCTAGGGATCACAGGACCACAAAGCATACTGATCAAAGTTCAAATGTAAGGTATGCTAGCTAAGCAATCTACAGGTCTAAAGGGAATTTTGCACCTGTGCTAAACTGAACGAATCATGATTAATTGATTATCATCATGTATCATTGAATGCCAAAGGATCCACCTGCATTCAGCTTATCTGCTAACCCATTAGCATACGAAATCAGGATGGAATTCCCATGAATTCAAGATTCAGAGGTCTAGCAGATCAAACTGACATACTAATACACGCCAAAATTGTTGCTTTACCAATTTACAAGATGTAATACAGGCAACAAGGTATACAAAACAAATAGCTCGACTTGTAGAAACTGGCAGGAATGTGCTTCTCAAGATCAGAAGCAGGATGGAAACAAACACAAATCGCCCCGCGCACCTTCGATCCGCTCGGTGTCCTGCGCCGTGACGACAGCGACGCCGGAGCAGGCGAGAAGCACGGCGAGCGCCAGGGCCAGCGCCCGCGCGCTCCCCTTCCCCATCGGTCctcacccgcgccgccgcctcccttccttccctccctcccGCTTCACGCTCGGCTGTGGTCAGAGGAACGTGGAGAGATCGGAAGGGTGGGGGAAGTAGTAGGAAGGTCGTGGGATCCTCGGCAGGCGGGGAGGAGAGGGGATCCCGGAGTCAAAAAGGATGGCAGGGACGTGGGAACCTgggaggcggtggtggtggctgcTGCTTGCTCGCGGGCTCTCGCTgtcggcggagcagaggagatgGTGGATGCCAAGTTCCCTCCCTCAATAGTCAATGCCCGCCCAGTAGGCAAGGCGAGGGGAAGCTTTTCCGCCAGATTTTCTGCTTACCACCTAGCAGGTCAGCAGAGCGTCCATGGATGGAGGAGGTTTGGTGAGGGGTTTACCTCCGCATCAGATTTCAGGTTCCTTTCACTTTCCTTTCACCAAACATGGACTGGACCTCTCGCTGGTCTTGCTACTGTACCTTACAAAAATGAAACTCTCTACTTCAACCGTTCTTTTGAACCAGTTATTACTGTTGGTGCATCTTCGTCATGGTGCTCAATACTCTACTTCTGCTgtcattctctctctctctctctagtaTCTTCCACCACGTCGATCTGTTTCCTTTTCAAGAAAATAAACCAGGCTATGGTGGTTGGGATTTTTCCTTTGCACATGGAGCGCGCGCGCATGATGGTTCACTCCACTGCCCATGACTCATGAGGATCTTTTTTTCCCTTTGCGTTATAATAATTGCAGCCATGGCATGTGGTTCAATGCGTTCCCTTTCTTATAATTATACAAAAAAAGGAAGAGGGAAATCGAAgaggaaaaaaaacaaaagagtTGGTGCTTGCTGATGGCGCAGGTTAGCGGATTCGGGGAAAGGGATTAGCAGGCTACTATCTGTAGGGGCCAGGGGTTTGTTGAACGTTACTACCAGTAGCGTCGTAGCGAGAACTCCACTAGCGTTTTAAGCAAAGTCAAAACGGGGCCCGACGGACCAGAAACCGTACGCCTGCTGCTCTTCAACAGCATGCTGGTATCATCAGATTCCCTCGTTCACAGGGAGATGTCCCCCTCTTCTTTAGCTGCTTTCAGTTGACCCTTTTTTTCTCTAGCTGTCTCCATCGTCCTTTATTTGCTTGCTCGTGGTTAGCTGCCAAACTTTAAATCGACGAAATCAAACAAAACGCAATGTTTGGGACTGAATTGTGTATTCGTGTTTGCAAACCGCATTTTGGATCGTTTACCTTGGTTGCGGCAAAATGTCGCCGTGTGATGCGTCTTTCTTATACTACTGTTGCATGTAAAAGTCTGTCAGATAAGGGAACCGGAGGGGCCGTGATCCGATCCAACGGCCTGGATGGAAGGACAAGAAACCCACACGATCTTGTAGCTCCCGCATCCTTCGattaattttttttataatataaatcctTCGATTTGTTTTTTTGGTACTTAATCCTTCGATCAAGTTTGAGATCGGCCCGACACGGCAACGTCGTTAGAGGAGTTAGTCGTCGTGGCAGGCAGACAGGTAGACGATGACATGCTCTGAGCACTGCAGCTAGCGTCGGTGGCGTATGAACAGGCCGTGGCTGCAATGGCGCGCACGTATGTGGACATGTGTGGTGTTGGGGACATCGATGCTCAGTAGTACGTACTACTGGGTAACTGAACTGTCGGTAATCGGACGGGCCTCGAGGATCAGCTGGATGGATGCATGGACCAACCGACCAGGGGCTAAATCGCAGATGACGACAACCTTCGGGCCCTTTGGATCGTCCGGATTAAATTTTCAATATCGTCGTATCGAATATTTGAACATCAATTAAAAAATTATatagtattaaatatagattaattatataAATAGAGACTGATTCGTAAGACGAATATATTAAAAatgaattaattaggtttaatagatttatctcgtgaattaatctttatttatttaattagttttatagCTAGCTCATGTTCAATTTTTTAATTAGCATTAAACATCCGATAAGGTCGGAACTAAGTTCCTGAACGGTTCACGCAATTAGTATAACCATGGTCGTGGTttgggccgcggccgccgactCATTCCTACTGCTGTAGTTCGTCCCACGGCTGGAATGCAGCTTTAGCAAAGGTTAGCGCTGCAGGAGCTCCTCTTGCGCTGAAAACCTTGGGTACTCAGCACGTACGTGACCAGGCAGAACGGCGCCGATCCGGCCGTCCACTTGTAGATCCACTGGGCCTCTCTAGCATGAGAAATCTCGCGGTCCATGTGTTGGGCCCATGTGCAGCTACTTGCTTGCGTAGTAGATCAACACGAATCTGGTACCCTGGGCCGTGTAGGCTGCATGCCGCATCAGTGCAGCTAAGGATGCCCAGGCCGTGCAACCCTTCGAGCAACTGAGCAAGGAGTCTTGTGGGCTCGATTCGGTCCAGCCCAGGTTTTTATCTTCCTTGTTACGTATGCCTATGCTTTTATAAAATTTTGTGTGGCTGAATCGAAAAACAAGGGTCAACCCTTCTTCCAGCTAGCGAATCCTGCTGTTTGTGCTCCACGATTTGAGACAATCGAATTCCAGTTCCAATACGTGGGTTTCTTCAGAACAACTAGATGAATTTAGTAGACCCTCTTAGGAGGACCTATCCTATTTTTACGGCTGGCTATTCACGGATTAGGTGTACCCACGGTTTTTTTCTTGGGAAGAATATCAGCAATGCAGTTCATCCAACGATAAACCAAATTCCAACGATGGCTGGCTACACAATCAAATCCGAATGAACAAAATGTTGAATGCCGAACTGAAAAAGACCACCAATTGGCcgccaaaaaaaaagaaaacagaaATAGAAAAGGATCATTTGTATGAACTCTGCTGACTGCTGTATACGTCTTTGCCTAAAAGACAATACCAGAAGGATATCAACCTTGGGATCACGTTGATTGGAACTTATCGGTGCTATTTTCGGCCTGTCGTTATATATGCAAGCGAATCTAGGGAGTGATACACAAGGAAATCTACTTTGGACCAAGTTGATTGGAGCAAATCATATGGTCATGGACCACCTAAATTCAGGCATCAAATCTGGGAAAGAAACTCTCAGCAGAATTGAGGCAAAACCATCAGGTTGCCATCAACTATCACCAGTACACACCGGACTGGTGATAGTTGTCAGTCAGCAACAGCAAGTGATCAAACAACAATAAAAATTCATCTAGCAACATCCAAAATAATATTCGACAAGTTCATGCACAAAGGACAGAGGAGTGAGTGAGATTATTCAATCCGACAGCAACACCATCACTTATTATCCATAGAACACATGATAGTACAAGAGAGAGCCCCTCCGAGTTTTGCTAAATTCCTCAAACAGATAGCCTACCCCCAATCCCCATTGAAGCTTGAAAAAGGCCAAAGACCTAAAGGACTAGTGACCGATGAATCATTGCTCCATAGTCACCCACTGCATTCGAATCAGACGCGGAACACAATTGACGCACAGCAACCAATTGGAAAAGTTAGCCAAACGGAAGCTCAGAGCTTACCCTTGAGCCTCTTCTTGAGGACATCCATGACAGCACCAAAGTCGGCCTTCACGCTCACCGGTGGGTTGGCATACTTGCAAGCCATGTCCTCGATCTTGCTATCATGGTAGTCTATCTTGGACTGAGAGAACTTCAGACCATGGGCTGTGCTGACAACCACAACACGCTCATTCGATCCGATGACACGCTGGTCCCTGAGCTTGAACAGGGCAGCGAGCGCAACACCAGTATGCGGGCAGGCAAACATTCCAGTGCGATCAGCGAGCGACATTGCGTTCATGAGCTCTTCCTCTGTGGCCTCCTCAACAATGCCGTTTGTCGCCTTGAGTGCGACCACAGCTCGGTCGACAGACACCGGGTCACCAATCTGGATCGCCGATGCAAATGTCGGCTTGGCCACCTGTGGCTGGAACTCGGTCCAACCCGACTTGTAATAACTGTACAGTGGGTTGGCATTGGCAGCCTGTGCGCAGACGAGCCGCGGCACACGATCAACAAGCCCAAGAACGCGGCACATCTCGAATCCCTTGTAGAAGGCATAGATGTTCCCAAGATTGCCTCCTGGAACAATGACCCAATCCGGCACCTCCCAATCGAACTGCTGCAGTATCTCAATAGCTGCCGTCTTCTGCCCCTCAAGCCGAAGAGAATTGAGTGAATTGGCAAGGTAAATAGGCAGCTCGGCAGTCACCTCCCTGATGAGCCGCATGCAGCCGTCGAAGTCGGTGTCCAGCGAGAGCACGGTGGCGCCGTTGGCAATCGGCTGGATGAGCTGCTCCAGCGAGATGCGATTGGCCGGGAGGAAGACAATGGCCGGTatcccggcggcggcgcagtaGGCAGAGAGCGCGGCGGAGGTGTCCCCCGTGGACGCGCACCCGACGCCGGCGATGGGGCGCgagagcggcgcgcggcggaggcggttgACCTGGCTGACGAGCACGGTCATGCCGAGGTCCTTGAAGGACCCCGTGTGGGAGATGCCGCAGTGCTTGACCCAGAGGTCGTTCATCCCGCCGAGGTGGTCCCGGCCGAGGCGCTCGGCCCAGAAGAGGTTGGAGTTGCCCTCGAAGAGGGAGACGATGTGGTCGGGGTCGATCTCGGGGAGGACGAACTCCTTCTTGGACCAGACGCCGGAGCCGtagggccaggtggtgcggcCGACGCGGGAGTCGAAGAGGTCCCGCCAGTAGGCGCCCGAGAAGCGGGCCAGCGCCTCCATGTCGTGGCGCACGTCGAGGAGGCCCCCCGAGCTGGAGCGGTAGACGATCTCGTCCAGGGAGTAGCGCTCGTTGGGGTCGCCGTTCGGGGCGGGCGGGAAGGGCTCGTACCACGCGGAGAGACCCTGCTTCGGGGCGGGGTgccgcgccgcctcctcgcGGATGTTCTCATCCGCCGCGCGCCGGTGCTTCGtgctggcggcgacggcgggctggGCCGTGGGGGCGGCGGCATCGGTGGCGCAGCGGAcgcgccgggcggccgggcggagCGGGAGGCGGGTGCCTGGGGTGGCGGAGCGTGGCTGGGGGTGGGAGAGCAGGAACGACATGGAGGAGGCGTGGGTGGTCGCCGCCATGGTGGGGTAagctggcggcgcggcggcggcgagtggGATTAGGGGAGGACGGAGGAGTGATGTGGATGGGAGGGTTTTAGGGAGGTGGATCTGGACGCGTGACGGGAGTTGGTGGAAAGCTGGAGGTATGCGCGGACGGTGGTGATCCAACGATCGAATGAGAGGCGGTTTTCTGGACGATCACGATCGAATGGTTCAAAGAGGGGTCGGCACCCAGAAGTCGGCACAGTGGCATAGCGTCAGGGAAAACATACCAAGCAAGCTGTCAGGGAGGAACCGCGTATGTCCTTAGAATAAACGAAAAATAATCAAAGAATATAGTGTTAAGCATTTGGTGTTTGATAGGCCACAAAACAAATGGagcagtatatatatatatatatatatatatatatatatcgaatATCGAGTTATCGCAGAACGGATAGAAATTCAAATGTATACAGTACTTGCTGTGGCCTGTGCGGTCACATCTTTACAGAATCTGTGCGAATCTTCGGTGCTATACCTTCAGGGGCAGATGGCCCTTGTGTCAGCAACTATGTGAATCTAATAATCTACACGGCGTTTGGATGCAATATGGGGTGATTTTCATCTATTCAACATTTCTAATGGCTGTGGAGTGTTCACAAATGTAGCGCTCTTGTTGAATCCTTCCCGGACCATGATCCTTACTGCTTGCAAGCCTCTTTGGAACGTCATTTCAAGCTGCAGAAAGTGGAGAGGATAGTTACTGATGTTCTGCTTCTACAGATAAATGTGACAGTCAGCTTCAAGGTGATATCATGTCTGCTTATGAAAAAGGCCACAGCCCACAGGCATAGTGCTGAAGCAAATTTGCATGCATCAAAATCACAAACCTCTTCCTTTTCTTGCTTGCTGAATGACCGCAGAACAAAACTGATAGCACCCATCTCCTCAGGTGGCCGTCCAATGCCTGCACAACAGTTAGTGGGGAATAATCTTTCAGAAGTTTGCATGGATGAAGAAAAAAGTGCAAATAGTTGCCGTACCAATCCTTAGACGTGGAAAGTTG from Panicum hallii strain FIL2 chromosome 3, PHallii_v3.1, whole genome shotgun sequence encodes:
- the LOC112887402 gene encoding probable glucuronosyltransferase Os01g0926700, producing the protein MGKGSARALALALAVLLACSGVAVVTAQDTERIEGSAGDVLEDNPVGRLKVYVYDLPSKYNKKLLKKDPRCLNHMFAAEIFMHRFLLSSAVRTFNPEEADWFYTPVYTTCDLTPSGLPLPFKSPRMMRSAIQLIATNWPYWNRSEGADHFFVTPHDFGACFHYQEEKAIGRGILPLLQRATLVQTFGQKNHVCLKDGSITIPPFAPPQKMQTHLIPPDTPRSIFVYFRGLFYDTGNDPEGGYYARGARASVWENFKNNPLFDISTDHPPTYYEDMQRSVFCLCPLGWAPWSPRLVEAVVFGCIPVIIADDIVLPFADAIPWEEIGVFVAEEDVPRLDSILTSIPTDVILRKQRLLANPSMKQAMLFPQPAQPGDAFHQILNGLARKLPHGDNVFLKPGERILNWTAGPPGDLKPW
- the LOC112887857 gene encoding threonine synthase, chloroplastic-like, which codes for MAATTHASSMSFLLSHPQPRSATPGTRLPLRPAARRVRCATDAAAPTAQPAVAASTKHRRAADENIREEAARHPAPKQGLSAWYEPFPPAPNGDPNERYSLDEIVYRSSSGGLLDVRHDMEALARFSGAYWRDLFDSRVGRTTWPYGSGVWSKKEFVLPEIDPDHIVSLFEGNSNLFWAERLGRDHLGGMNDLWVKHCGISHTGSFKDLGMTVLVSQVNRLRRAPLSRPIAGVGCASTGDTSAALSAYCAAAGIPAIVFLPANRISLEQLIQPIANGATVLSLDTDFDGCMRLIREVTAELPIYLANSLNSLRLEGQKTAAIEILQQFDWEVPDWVIVPGGNLGNIYAFYKGFEMCRVLGLVDRVPRLVCAQAANANPLYSYYKSGWTEFQPQVAKPTFASAIQIGDPVSVDRAVVALKATNGIVEEATEEELMNAMSLADRTGMFACPHTGVALAALFKLRDQRVIGSNERVVVVSTAHGLKFSQSKIDYHDSKIEDMACKYANPPVSVKADFGAVMDVLKKRLKGKL